GGTGGCGACGGCGATGACCTTGCTGGTGCCCCTGTGCATAACCTTGGCGTGCACGAAGCGCTTGGAGAAGAAGACGTTGAGCAGGAAGGGGCGCATGTACATGTCCGTGCGCTGCTTCCACGACTTGCGGTTAGGCCGCTGCTCCGCCTCCCCGCGCGACCGCCGCGTCCACGCCGCGCACACCACCAGGCTCTCCTGCGGCGGGGTCAGAGGTGGGTTAGATCAGCGCCGGGACTTCATCGCGGCAGCGAATCGAATCGACGTGCGGCGGTGTGTGCGCGAGAGGGGGGGCTAATAAGAGGTTCGAACCTGGCGGTTGCCCGGCCCGTGAGCCGGTGCCGGCGAGCGGAGCTCGAGTCGAGGGGGCGGCGGGATGGGGGAGACGGCGATGGAGGCGGACCACGAGAGTGACGACGCGCGGAGAGAGGGCGGCGCGGGGGAgaggcgcgggggcggcgtggCCGTCGCGGGGTGGAGCGAGGCCATGGCAGCGTTGGGGAGGGGTGAGGCAGCCGGACGGGGAGAGTGGAGGGTTTTTGCCGGAGGCCGCGTCTTATCCAGAATTCAGGCTGTCAGGCAGACTGGCGCGTTGCTCGGTTTCGACACTAGCTTCGTTTCGATCAGAGAAATAGCTGCGGCTACTGAACATATCAGCAGCAACCACCAACAGCATCGATTTCTCTACGAGAAATTAATGTTTGATAAGGCGTTGATCACACCATCACACTagcataaataaaattttaaattctaaCTGGAGCTCTCTCACACTTTTTATTCAAAACAGGCTGCTTTGCAGAACTTGTTTTCTGTTAGCTGATGCATAGTTCTTGCGGAAACTATTATTCTGAAGCACCATTATATGATGAGACTGATCTGATTACAGCTGATCTGAAAACAAACAAGTAACGGTAACACATAATCCTGTAAACGGTTCACGGGACAAAACTGGCCAACAGAACCTTAATACAAGCTCGGAAGTCAAAATTAGTTTTGAGCAAAACAGCAGACCTCAATCATCTCGCCGTTGCTTTGCAGTGATGCAACTCCAGATTAATATGGAGTCGTGCACATTATTGCAGAGTTACAGGCTTAGACCAATCTCAATGGAAGTATCATAAGAGTATCATGACATTAAATTTACTAACATTGTGAGAAGAGAAAAGaggagtgtcatgaaatgtgaaAAGCCACTGACACAATTCTTAAGATTTCAGTCTAGGTAACTGTGTCAATGACATTCCCACTCAGCAGTTTTCCAAGCCCCCTCATCACCAGTCACCTCATACAGAGAATGCGAAGTGAAGGGCGTAACAACCGAGAAGCAGTCCACAGGGCCACAAGTCCACAATGTGACCATTTGATTACTACTGCATCAATTTATGTGCATTTATACCTATGGTCCTCTTACCTCCAATGAACCACCCTTCGAATAAAAAAAATGCCTTCAGAATCACTATCAAACCAGAAACCGCAATCCTCATGTGCACTTGAAGACCAGTTCATGATGATATTAATCCCAAGCATTGCTCATTCATTTGCATCTACATTGGCTCTAATCATTCTTCCTGTAGCTGCATTGGTTCTGCCCAAAAGCCAGCATTCCCCTTCACATAAGCTGCAATTGACTCTGATCATTCTTTTGCAGCTACATTGACACATCATAAATTTCTGATATAGAGATGGAAACCAGCCCTGAACAAAATAGAGAATGATAAAACATGGGAAACAGCAACGAATGGGTGATGCCGAGGGCCTTCTCTTTCCCCTTCTGTGTCTGTACCTGCTCAACAAAATTTCCATGTGGTCGAGTTACAAGGTCTGCCCTCAAACACAAATGAGGGAGACATTTCTACATCTAAGATTCTAGACTAGCAATATACATACATGTATGGAAATTACCCAATGCCGCCATTAGTGCAAACCCATCCCCCAAGCTTGTCGGATCAATGTGACCTCACCAAGCCAACAGCTTTGCTCCAGCGAACCATGATCAAGCTTGCAGGACATCTGTGCCCAGCTGAGCAACTCGATCTATATCCTTGGGATCCAGCCAGAGGCCTCTTGATAGAGGGGCATGCCATCAGGAACAATTTTACTCATCTATGTTCATCCGATGTCTGTGAAATCTGAAAGAGGCTCTAACTCCTCAATACCAGGAAGGAGAACAGAGTCATCCTGGTTCGGGAGGAACTCGAGGGAGTCAACCTCTTGCCACAGATCCTCAGAGTAGTTGAATTCAGAATCACTGATACCAAAGTCAGATAGGGACTCGTTAATGTTGAAGTCAGCTGCACCTGGCAATCCAGGCATCCGGAGAAAATGACTGGAGGCAATTGGCACTTCCTGATGTGATTCAGTAATCTTCTGGATTTTGGATTTGGGAGGTCTTCCACATTCTGGTGCTGCTTTGTGCTTTCCTATGGTCTTTGGACCAGATTTGTGCCGGGTGGCATCATTTATGTGGAAAGCTGATGATGCCCAATGAGAACCTTCACCTTCGTAACAAGCTTCGGATGCTATCCTGCAAACAAGAAAATAAATTGCAAAAGCTAGTTCAGGTACCAAAGGTGGACTAAATATTAGAAAAAATTCAAGAATTCAAATAACCACTTTATatctcaaataaaaaataagtaTGGTATCGGTCACCATCAATACAACAGCAGTACAGCACTAACCT
This window of the Panicum virgatum strain AP13 chromosome 1K, P.virgatum_v5, whole genome shotgun sequence genome carries:
- the LOC120713093 gene encoding 50S ribosomal protein L18-like translates to MASLHPATATPPPRLSPAPPSLRASSLSWSASIAVSPIPPPPRLELRSPAPAHGPGNRQESLVVCAAWTRRSRGEAEQRPNRKSWKQRTDMYMRPFLLNVFFSKRFVHAKVMHRGTSKVIAVATTNAKDLRLTLPSLVDDNACRTIGRLIAERSMDADVFALAYEPKKNERIEGKLGIIIDTIKEHGIIFV